From Leptotrichia wadei, one genomic window encodes:
- a CDS encoding tetratricopeptide repeat protein, translated as MYKQFKKFMEEHSTEEMSESEIRKLIDEFERQYNESTMKGEEDNSFDESDSEKIYDYLEMAFETEDDSKRLKYAKEVLKMDKDNLDAEYLIASTDAKDSIDMLNRLEKILKHGNEIMEREGFMDEENIGEFWEIVETRPYMRIKQSYAEILAENGMMKKAVKEYEEILKLNENDNLGVRFRLMSLYAFFEDEENALKLYKKYNGQNSVQMLLPISVLYFKKGEFTKSLNYLKKIEKNVKGLKKFFKDMMNERGEFYLNQLSSMGYRPFSTDELILSMTENDYLFLTASSFVEWAYEKLGKKTGGKSKKVVKLKK; from the coding sequence ATGTACAAACAATTTAAAAAATTTATGGAAGAACATTCTACTGAAGAAATGAGCGAAAGTGAAATTCGAAAACTAATAGATGAATTTGAAAGACAATATAATGAAAGTACAATGAAAGGTGAAGAAGATAATTCTTTTGATGAAAGTGATTCTGAAAAGATTTATGACTATTTAGAAATGGCATTTGAAACAGAGGATGATAGTAAAAGGCTAAAATATGCAAAAGAAGTATTAAAAATGGATAAGGATAATTTGGATGCCGAATATTTGATAGCTAGTACAGATGCAAAAGATTCAATTGATATGTTAAATAGATTGGAAAAAATATTAAAGCATGGAAATGAAATAATGGAGCGGGAAGGTTTCATGGATGAAGAAAATATTGGAGAGTTCTGGGAAATAGTTGAAACTCGGCCATATATGAGGATAAAACAAAGCTATGCAGAAATTTTGGCAGAAAATGGAATGATGAAAAAAGCCGTTAAAGAATATGAAGAAATACTAAAATTAAATGAAAATGACAATCTGGGAGTCCGATTTAGATTGATGTCACTTTATGCTTTTTTTGAAGATGAAGAAAATGCATTAAAACTTTACAAAAAATATAATGGACAAAATTCAGTACAGATGTTGCTTCCAATTTCAGTTCTTTATTTTAAAAAGGGAGAATTTACCAAATCATTAAATTATTTGAAAAAAATTGAGAAAAATGTAAAAGGATTGAAAAAATTCTTTAAAGATATGATGAATGAAAGAGGAGAATTTTATCTTAATCAATTAAGCAGTATGGGATATAGACCATTTTCAACTGATGAACTTATATTATCAATGACAGAGAATGATTATTTATTTTTGACTGCAAGTTCGTTTGTTGAATGGGCTTATGAGAAATTAGGGAAGAAAACTGGAGGGAAATCGAAAAAGGTTGTGAAGTTGAAGAAGTAA
- a CDS encoding autotransporter-associated N-terminal domain-containing protein, whose protein sequence is MTNNLRKVKKDLCSFAKRCQEFRYTDSALITFLITGTVNISNNLFSNETNTTIEKQKQVISTSIKDIHQKVQETRKENDKLLKKTNLELIQLMEQGDHVVKSPWSNWQFGVNGFSSNWGGTFKGRGDKSEKYSYEGVYERSKNLFERNVSPLSKNYGNLALSRNRRMASSNERTGFNSTYGLMSNTRAQEPILEINVDASIKPKTVQIEIPDLGIRAPQLQVMTVNGIEVPAIKVPTPNTPTKTVSIAKPNAEPFTGYYFDGTWNHRELRDNISIYSGIDPTSLIGNIDNRNPTPAAMTGSYNGRQLEGTRIINENNRYTNTYYINSQTNATKIENNTFYLRGHYATDTYNDSNTRAHLGISDNGQRAYNDGHGNGIPDEGVVGVHALGDLNIKHLVFNLYGRAGAVTNETWRHGILDFDDVTVNMYNSDNMGFYNMPVARYTYKYFKAGKEWRVLAGGFSGKANVNMYGRNNSVYLTTGLSYMKHWQNDGLIQSDGASNIVYSSFSYAPTLSKLVNPAGAGYLHNTNMIKLSNVKLYGDENIGMYFGSRIKGNVAKVHMEGANELESVYGYNNKAAHIGLYQGEIDFSAKIGEKLTIDNQNQQTAEGNLNNAGYTNETVDGAVGIFSESGQRVGIVARGDVMEGVPPTAAEINAHKTDPAWDRWFLYKWNNTTQRLEVDKNNIGPGYGFPMGNDFSKDPIHNLEVAKLDIRFGKYSKNGIMVLSKQGTVIDVGKNTSNYHITGVSSDITDGINGANTLEADASTGTIVAYSEGTWDQLKHRYGSEDARIAQNDADAGAINNGTARKALTDATATTAAKLQGLPSEVNVYPNVVLASKEGIAYMGDNKGIVNAGTQANPTTTEAVNYKSIIGFARDEGTVNIHGNIEAIDKNATQNKFENIAGLATKTVTGTSGGTVNIEDGSIKISGMAGFASGTGSVVNVNNGTANKIQTGENGALAAVDGGKVNFSGGTIYHEDKATTSDVVTAGTVTADHSRSTPFYADSSSKIEFKGATTINMADGILMPGTDATNYDGGNTSSTAKYLGMNNVTVNLTGDKAVLRTYHGDTTNWTGGTTGTTNIKNDMQLAALNTNNHDYKIYYIDGKFNLNINQDLDDNTDEFNTKIGLSNEKFTIANGVTVSSAAGKGLSMASHDGVATNTTTGYTNNGTVNITGGTASKTTAISTSFGYVDNKGTINVDNGIGAYGINGSSLTNNKAVNITSSGVGMAGFASASKLKTYGTDDKISNGTLLAADKVLEIINNGTITVAGNGSIGLYGNTNDIAGTGLVLTSNGVISNNGKIVMTGDSGVGIVSEGAGNTVNLGGTGSSDILVGKSGIGVYAGGMKSEVNFTSNTGVEIKDKGVGISVSSGSVINPNGNKFEIKYTGSANASGAGIFYDSTATNITDVDIVNTSSDKGIVGIYATKGTLANAAAITDKSGKAYGIYSDGADVINSGTLTMKDKGKGILSTNGNVTLTNNSIITLGENEAIGVYTKGTGNLIKADAGSKMTIGNGSYGFINEGSGNTIISDATVSPAGDNTVFVFSRDTSGNVINNTPLTSTGSLNYGLYSAGNVVNKADINYSSGIGNVGIYSIYGGTAVNSGTARIAVGTSSVGNTNPADNYYAIGMAAGYVGDAVKPAYSGNVINEGIIDVNGEHSIGMYGTERGTTVTNNGTINLNASNTTGMYLDNGAYGINNGIIRSNGTGLRRVVGMVVKNGSTIENNGIIQIDATDAVGLLAKGNLAGKNVGIIKNYGTLNITGSGSENSVVPAEGQDLAKDMGGVKIHAPAGSQTATITVNGVPVIPELASTTAKEFKPMEVSTIGMYIDTSNKRFTVPVTGLTQLSTLKQADLIIGNEAAQNTTGKYIQVSKKILAPYNQMILNNPQIEKWSIYSGSLTWMASVAQNQTDGTIENAYMAKIPYTKWSGTDKSPVNKTDSYNFADGLEQRYGVEALGSRENQLFQKLNGIGNNEEVLLYQAMDEMMGHQYGNIQQRINATGNTLDKEFNHLQKNWQNPSKQNNKIKVFGMKDEYKTDTAGIIDYTNNAYGVAYVHENETVKLGNSSGWYAGVVTNRFKFKDIGHSSEDQTMLKAGVFKTMSPKKDYNGALQWTIGGDVFAGINNMKRKFLVVDDVFEAKSNYNSYGAALKTDLGYDIRMSERTHLRPYGALKMEYGRFNNIKEDSGQMRLEVKGNDYFSVKPEAGVEFKYVQPLAVRTNLTVGLTAAYENELGKIGDVNNEARVRYTNADWFGIRGEKEDRRGNGKFDLNIGVDNTQFGVTVNAGYDTKGSNVRGGIGFRAIY, encoded by the coding sequence ATGACTAATAATTTAAGAAAAGTAAAAAAAGACCTATGTTCATTTGCAAAAAGATGTCAAGAATTTAGGTATACTGATTCAGCGCTTATAACATTTTTAATAACAGGAACAGTAAACATTTCAAATAACCTATTTTCTAATGAGACAAATACAACAATTGAAAAGCAAAAGCAAGTAATTTCTACATCAATTAAAGACATACATCAAAAAGTTCAAGAAACTCGAAAAGAAAATGACAAACTTCTGAAAAAGACAAATTTAGAATTAATTCAACTTATGGAACAAGGGGATCATGTTGTAAAATCTCCTTGGAGCAATTGGCAATTTGGAGTCAATGGATTTTCCAGTAACTGGGGAGGAACTTTTAAAGGGAGAGGAGATAAGTCTGAAAAATATTCTTATGAAGGAGTCTATGAAAGAAGTAAAAATCTATTTGAGAGAAATGTTTCGCCATTGAGTAAAAATTATGGAAATTTGGCATTAAGTAGAAATAGAAGAATGGCTTCTTCAAACGAAAGAACTGGATTTAACTCGACTTATGGCCTTATGAGCAATACCAGAGCACAGGAACCAATCCTGGAAATAAATGTTGATGCATCAATAAAACCAAAAACTGTACAGATAGAAATTCCGGATTTAGGAATAAGAGCACCTCAGTTACAAGTGATGACAGTTAATGGAATAGAGGTACCAGCAATAAAAGTTCCTACACCAAATACTCCTACTAAAACAGTCAGCATTGCAAAACCTAATGCTGAACCATTTACAGGTTATTATTTTGATGGAACGTGGAACCATAGAGAGTTAAGAGATAATATTTCTATTTATTCAGGAATAGATCCTACTTCTTTAATAGGAAATATAGATAATAGAAATCCTACTCCTGCAGCAATGACAGGTTCATATAATGGTAGACAACTTGAAGGAACACGTATAATAAATGAAAATAATAGATATACTAATACTTACTATATAAATAGTCAAACTAATGCAACTAAAATTGAAAATAATACTTTCTATTTAAGAGGACATTATGCTACTGATACTTATAATGATAGTAATACTAGAGCACATTTAGGAATATCTGATAATGGACAAAGAGCATATAATGACGGGCATGGAAATGGGATTCCAGATGAAGGTGTTGTTGGTGTTCATGCATTGGGAGATTTAAATATTAAACATTTAGTATTTAATCTATATGGAAGAGCAGGAGCAGTAACAAATGAAACATGGAGACATGGAATACTGGATTTTGATGATGTAACTGTAAATATGTATAATAGTGATAATATGGGATTCTATAATATGCCAGTTGCTAGATATACATATAAATATTTCAAAGCAGGAAAAGAATGGCGTGTTCTAGCTGGAGGATTTTCTGGAAAAGCTAATGTAAATATGTATGGAAGAAATAATTCTGTTTATTTAACAACAGGATTATCATATATGAAACATTGGCAAAATGATGGTTTAATACAATCAGATGGAGCTTCAAACATAGTATATTCAAGTTTTTCCTATGCTCCAACTTTATCAAAACTTGTAAATCCGGCAGGAGCAGGATATCTTCACAATACAAATATGATAAAGTTATCAAATGTTAAACTATATGGTGATGAAAATATAGGTATGTATTTTGGTAGTAGAATCAAAGGAAATGTTGCTAAAGTACATATGGAAGGTGCCAATGAACTAGAAAGTGTATATGGATATAACAATAAGGCAGCTCATATAGGACTATACCAAGGTGAAATAGATTTTTCTGCAAAAATTGGAGAAAAATTAACAATAGATAACCAAAATCAACAGACAGCTGAAGGAAATTTAAACAATGCAGGTTATACTAATGAAACAGTTGATGGAGCTGTAGGAATTTTCTCAGAAAGTGGTCAAAGAGTTGGAATAGTTGCAAGAGGAGATGTAATGGAGGGAGTCCCACCAACTGCAGCTGAAATAAATGCTCATAAAACTGATCCTGCTTGGGATAGATGGTTTTTGTATAAATGGAATAATACAACACAAAGATTGGAAGTAGATAAGAATAATATTGGACCAGGATATGGTTTCCCAATGGGTAATGATTTTTCAAAAGACCCTATACATAATTTAGAAGTAGCAAAACTTGATATTAGATTTGGAAAATATTCTAAAAATGGAATTATGGTATTATCAAAGCAAGGAACAGTAATAGATGTAGGTAAAAATACTTCTAACTATCATATTACTGGAGTAAGTTCAGATATTACTGATGGTATCAATGGTGCTAATACTCTTGAAGCAGATGCTTCAACAGGAACTATAGTTGCGTATTCGGAAGGAACTTGGGATCAGTTAAAACATAGATATGGAAGTGAGGACGCAAGAATAGCTCAAAATGATGCTGATGCTGGAGCTATAAATAATGGAACAGCTAGAAAGGCATTGACAGATGCAACTGCTACAACTGCAGCAAAATTACAAGGATTGCCTTCTGAAGTAAATGTTTATCCTAATGTGGTATTAGCTTCAAAAGAAGGAATTGCCTATATGGGTGACAATAAGGGTATTGTAAATGCTGGAACACAGGCAAATCCTACAACTACAGAAGCAGTGAATTACAAATCAATAATTGGATTTGCACGAGATGAAGGAACTGTTAATATTCATGGAAATATTGAAGCAATAGATAAAAATGCTACTCAGAATAAATTTGAGAATATTGCAGGTCTAGCTACAAAAACGGTAACTGGAACATCTGGGGGAACTGTTAATATAGAAGATGGAAGTATTAAAATAAGCGGTATGGCAGGATTTGCCTCTGGAACCGGTTCAGTTGTAAATGTTAACAATGGTACAGCTAATAAAATTCAAACTGGAGAAAATGGAGCATTGGCGGCAGTTGATGGCGGAAAAGTTAACTTCAGTGGAGGAACAATCTATCATGAAGATAAAGCAACAACTTCAGATGTGGTAACAGCTGGAACAGTAACTGCTGATCATTCAAGATCTACACCATTTTATGCAGACAGCTCTTCAAAGATTGAATTCAAAGGTGCTACTACAATAAATATGGCAGATGGAATACTTATGCCAGGAACAGATGCAACTAATTATGATGGCGGAAATACTTCTTCTACTGCCAAATATCTTGGAATGAATAATGTAACTGTAAATCTTACTGGAGATAAAGCTGTACTTCGTACATACCATGGAGATACAACTAACTGGACTGGCGGGACAACAGGAACTACAAATATAAAAAATGATATGCAGCTTGCGGCACTGAATACAAATAATCACGACTACAAGATATACTACATAGATGGTAAATTTAATCTTAACATTAATCAGGATTTAGATGACAATACAGATGAATTTAACACGAAAATAGGACTTTCAAATGAGAAATTTACTATTGCAAATGGAGTTACTGTAAGTTCTGCAGCAGGAAAAGGACTGTCGATGGCTTCACATGACGGTGTTGCGACAAATACGACTACAGGGTATACAAATAATGGGACTGTTAATATAACTGGAGGAACAGCTTCCAAAACTACGGCAATATCTACAAGTTTTGGATATGTGGATAATAAAGGTACGATAAATGTTGATAATGGAATTGGAGCTTATGGAATAAATGGAAGTTCTCTTACAAATAACAAGGCTGTAAATATTACTTCGAGCGGTGTTGGTATGGCAGGATTTGCTTCTGCTTCAAAATTGAAAACTTATGGAACGGATGATAAAATTTCAAACGGAACATTACTAGCGGCTGACAAAGTTTTGGAAATAATTAATAATGGTACAATAACTGTTGCAGGTAATGGTTCGATTGGACTATATGGAAATACAAATGATATTGCAGGAACTGGATTAGTTTTAACATCAAACGGAGTTATTTCAAATAATGGCAAAATAGTGATGACTGGCGATAGCGGTGTTGGTATTGTGTCAGAAGGAGCTGGAAATACAGTTAATTTAGGGGGAACTGGAAGTTCTGATATTTTAGTAGGAAAAAGCGGAATTGGAGTTTATGCAGGTGGAATGAAGAGCGAGGTGAATTTTACTTCAAATACTGGAGTTGAAATTAAGGATAAAGGAGTAGGAATTTCAGTTTCAAGCGGTTCTGTTATAAATCCGAATGGAAATAAATTTGAAATAAAATATACAGGTTCAGCAAATGCTTCTGGAGCAGGTATTTTTTATGACAGCACGGCTACAAACATAACTGATGTGGATATAGTAAATACTAGCAGCGATAAAGGAATAGTTGGAATTTATGCAACAAAAGGAACTCTTGCAAATGCGGCTGCAATAACCGATAAGAGCGGAAAAGCCTATGGAATTTACTCTGATGGAGCAGATGTCATAAATAGCGGAACATTGACTATGAAGGACAAGGGTAAAGGAATACTTAGTACAAATGGAAATGTTACATTGACAAATAATTCTATAATTACATTAGGAGAAAATGAAGCAATCGGTGTATATACAAAAGGAACTGGAAATCTGATAAAAGCCGATGCAGGTTCAAAAATGACAATTGGCAACGGTTCGTATGGATTTATCAATGAAGGGTCTGGAAATACGATAATAAGCGATGCGACAGTTTCACCTGCTGGGGATAATACCGTTTTTGTATTTTCAAGAGATACATCTGGAAATGTAATCAACAACACTCCATTGACTTCAACTGGTTCACTAAATTATGGACTTTATTCAGCAGGAAATGTGGTAAATAAGGCTGATATCAATTACAGTTCAGGTATAGGAAATGTTGGAATTTACAGTATTTATGGAGGAACTGCCGTTAATAGCGGTACTGCTAGAATTGCAGTAGGAACTTCGAGTGTTGGAAATACTAATCCAGCTGATAATTATTATGCGATAGGAATGGCTGCGGGATATGTTGGAGATGCCGTAAAGCCAGCATATTCTGGAAATGTGATAAATGAAGGAATTATTGATGTTAATGGTGAACATAGTATTGGAATGTATGGAACGGAAAGAGGAACGACTGTAACAAATAATGGGACTATTAACCTTAATGCAAGTAACACCACTGGAATGTATCTTGACAATGGAGCTTATGGAATAAATAACGGAATTATCCGTTCAAATGGAACAGGATTGAGAAGAGTTGTAGGAATGGTAGTTAAAAACGGTTCAACAATTGAAAATAATGGAATTATTCAGATTGATGCGACAGATGCGGTAGGATTGCTTGCCAAAGGAAATTTGGCAGGTAAAAATGTGGGAATAATTAAGAACTATGGAACATTGAATATAACAGGAAGCGGATCAGAAAATTCAGTAGTTCCAGCTGAAGGTCAAGATTTGGCTAAAGATATGGGAGGTGTAAAAATACATGCACCAGCGGGATCTCAAACAGCCACAATAACTGTAAACGGAGTTCCAGTAATACCAGAACTAGCTTCAACAACAGCCAAAGAATTTAAGCCGATGGAAGTTTCAACAATTGGAATGTACATCGATACTTCAAATAAACGGTTTACAGTGCCTGTAACAGGATTAACTCAATTAAGCACATTAAAACAAGCCGATTTAATTATAGGAAATGAAGCCGCTCAAAATACAACTGGAAAATACATTCAAGTAAGCAAAAAAATACTTGCACCATACAATCAAATGATTTTAAATAATCCGCAAATTGAAAAATGGAGTATTTATTCAGGTTCACTAACTTGGATGGCAAGTGTTGCACAAAATCAGACAGATGGAACAATAGAAAATGCCTATATGGCAAAAATTCCATACACAAAATGGTCAGGAACAGACAAATCGCCAGTAAATAAAACAGATTCATATAATTTTGCAGATGGATTAGAACAAAGATATGGCGTAGAAGCACTTGGAAGCAGAGAAAATCAATTATTTCAAAAATTAAATGGAATTGGAAATAATGAAGAAGTATTATTGTATCAAGCGATGGATGAAATGATGGGACACCAATATGGAAATATTCAGCAAAGAATCAATGCAACTGGAAACACTTTAGACAAAGAATTTAATCATCTACAAAAAAATTGGCAAAATCCATCTAAACAAAACAATAAAATCAAAGTATTCGGAATGAAAGATGAATATAAAACTGATACAGCAGGAATCATTGATTATACAAACAATGCTTACGGAGTGGCTTATGTTCACGAAAATGAAACAGTTAAATTAGGAAATTCAAGCGGATGGTATGCTGGAGTTGTGACAAACAGATTTAAATTCAAGGACATCGGACATTCAAGTGAAGATCAGACAATGCTTAAAGCCGGAGTATTTAAAACAATGTCGCCTAAGAAGGACTACAATGGAGCATTGCAATGGACAATCGGAGGAGATGTGTTTGCCGGAATTAACAACATGAAACGTAAATTTTTAGTTGTTGATGATGTATTTGAAGCCAAGTCAAATTATAATTCCTACGGTGCTGCACTGAAAACAGATTTGGGATACGACATAAGAATGAGCGAGAGAACACATTTAAGACCTTATGGAGCATTGAAGATGGAATATGGAAGATTTAATAACATCAAGGAAGATTCAGGACAAATGAGATTAGAAGTGAAAGGGAACGACTATTTCTCTGTTAAGCCTGAAGCTGGAGTAGAGTTTAAATATGTACAGCCATTGGCAGTAAGAACTAATTTGACAGTTGGATTGACAGCCGCTTATGAAAATGAACTTGGAAAAATTGGAGATGTCAATAACGAAGCGAGAGTTAGATATACGAATGCTGACTGGTTTGGAATTAGAGGGGAAAAGGAAGACAGAAGAGGTAATGGTAAATTTGATCTAAATATTGGAGTTGATAATACTCAATTTGGTGTTACGGTGAATGCTGGGTATGATACTAAAGGAAGTAATGTTCGTGGAGGTATTGGATTTAGAGCGATTTACTAA